In Tessaracoccus flavus, the following are encoded in one genomic region:
- a CDS encoding pyridoxamine 5'-phosphate oxidase family protein, translated as MSDPDQVSYFSRLDVEECWALLSEAEVGRIAWRGPAGIVIVPVNFQLVGRTIVFHTVEGSGLAALADGAEVSFQVDEIDGESAIGWSVLVQGRSGPAGGEASSVSWLGDGVTVGVSVSPAAIDGRVVSGNKKS; from the coding sequence ATGAGTGACCCGGATCAGGTGAGCTATTTCTCCCGGCTCGACGTCGAAGAGTGCTGGGCGCTCCTGAGCGAGGCCGAAGTGGGCCGCATCGCGTGGCGGGGCCCCGCTGGCATCGTCATCGTGCCCGTCAATTTCCAACTCGTCGGCCGCACCATCGTCTTCCACACGGTGGAAGGGTCCGGCCTGGCGGCGCTGGCGGACGGGGCGGAAGTGAGCTTCCAGGTCGACGAGATCGACGGCGAATCCGCGATCGGCTGGTCCGTGCTGGTCCAGGGTCGCAGCGGCCCCGCGGGCGGCGAGGCGAGCAGCGTGAGCTGGCTCGGTGACGGGGTCACCGTCGGCGTCTCCGTCTCGCCCGCCGCCATCGACGGCCGAGTCGTGTCCGGGAACAAGAAGAGTTAA
- a CDS encoding universal stress protein: MQERTTPLIVVGVDGSEDGLRAVRFGAGAAQLIDADLLLVNAVDDTLMAGAWGVVYDPEVLQSAGISANEEAKAVALESGLPDHRLKTEVVMGSPGGVMARLSEVADLIVVGRRAASGLERMFVGSTSVAVVANASCPVVVISAAAHPDRVGDKGVVGVGLQTDPGAEITLEEGFRQAERLGGRLEIVHAVQPPVGIFARKLSPTQLDEQVRFAKGGIEAIAAAVSERHPGVPYEVFVTVDSPINELVSRSAGYDLLVVGVGESGIPGFNLGGLMRGLMAHAECPLFITRG; encoded by the coding sequence GTGCAGGAGCGCACCACACCGCTGATCGTCGTCGGAGTCGATGGAAGCGAAGACGGGCTTCGCGCCGTCCGGTTCGGCGCCGGGGCAGCCCAACTCATCGACGCGGACCTGCTGCTCGTCAACGCCGTCGACGACACCCTCATGGCCGGCGCCTGGGGCGTGGTCTACGACCCCGAGGTGCTCCAGTCGGCCGGCATCAGCGCCAACGAAGAGGCGAAAGCGGTTGCCCTCGAGAGCGGGCTGCCCGACCACCGGCTGAAGACCGAGGTCGTCATGGGTTCACCCGGCGGGGTCATGGCGCGACTCAGCGAGGTGGCGGACCTCATCGTCGTGGGGCGTCGGGCTGCCTCCGGCCTGGAGCGCATGTTCGTGGGCTCCACCTCGGTTGCCGTGGTCGCCAACGCGTCCTGCCCCGTGGTCGTTATCTCGGCGGCCGCCCACCCCGACCGGGTGGGGGACAAGGGCGTTGTGGGCGTCGGGTTGCAGACCGACCCCGGTGCAGAGATCACGCTCGAAGAGGGATTCCGGCAGGCCGAGCGCCTGGGCGGGCGTCTGGAGATCGTGCACGCGGTCCAGCCCCCGGTGGGCATCTTCGCGCGGAAACTCTCTCCCACCCAGCTCGACGAGCAGGTGCGCTTCGCCAAGGGCGGCATCGAGGCGATCGCCGCGGCCGTCTCGGAACGTCACCCCGGCGTGCCCTACGAGGTCTTCGTCACCGTGGACAGCCCCATCAACGAGCTCGTCTCGCGCAGCGCCGGCTACGACCTCCTGGTCGTCGGTGTCGGTGAGTCGGGCATCCCGGGCTTCAACCTCGGCGGGCTCATGCGGGGGCTGATGGCACACGCCGAGTGTCCGCTGTTCATCACCCGCGGATGA
- a CDS encoding DedA family protein gives MFDPTSWEAPYAVVVIALFFIVMARANATYWLGRGITRGAERTRVRRLLESRHYATATRWLNRWGPPAVSVSFLTIGIQTMVNLAAGVTRMPLRRYLPAVTVGCIMWAFIYATIGFAGFVGIQRLWATSPATVLVLGAVLVAGVTWSVLRREQATPASSNN, from the coding sequence GTGTTTGACCCGACCTCCTGGGAGGCCCCCTACGCCGTAGTGGTCATCGCCCTGTTCTTCATCGTCATGGCCCGCGCGAACGCCACCTACTGGCTCGGACGGGGCATCACCCGGGGTGCGGAGCGCACCCGGGTCCGGAGGTTGCTGGAATCGCGCCACTACGCGACGGCGACCCGGTGGCTCAACCGCTGGGGCCCGCCAGCCGTGTCGGTGTCCTTCCTGACGATCGGCATCCAGACAATGGTCAATCTCGCGGCAGGCGTCACCCGGATGCCTCTTCGCCGCTACCTGCCGGCTGTGACCGTTGGCTGCATCATGTGGGCCTTCATCTACGCGACGATCGGCTTCGCCGGCTTCGTCGGCATCCAGCGCCTCTGGGCGACCTCCCCCGCCACGGTGCTCGTGCTGGGGGCGGTGCTGGTGGCGGGCGTCACCTGGTCGGTGCTGCGTCGCGAGCAGGCGACACCCGCCTCGTCGAACAACTAG
- the hrpA gene encoding ATP-dependent RNA helicase HrpA, producing the protein MRIDPSLPIAAEAERIAGLIRDHQVVVVAGETGSGKTTQLPKICLMAGRERVAHTQPRRIAARTVAQRIAQEVGVELGDFVGYQVRFTRKVTAATRIKVMTDGILLSELTHDRNLSRYDTIIIDEAHERSLNIDFLLGYLKQLLPRRPDLRVVVTSATIDTARFSEHFDGAPIVEVSGRTYPVETRYRPLDDGQDEIDGIAAAVEEIVTESATGDILVFLSGEREIRDAAEAVEGLGAGLEVLPLFARLSAAEQQRVFQPHGTRRVVLATNVAETSITVPGIRYVVDAGTARISRYSARTKVQRLPIEPISQASANQRAGRCGRIGPGVAIRLYSEDDFESRPLYSEPEILRTNLATVILLMAQAGLGEVEKFPFVEAPVVSQINDGVRVLTELGAVHPRKRHDQLRLTRTGRMLARMPVDPRLGRMLIEGARRRTLETVIVLVAGLTVPDIRERPSEFQAQADELHRRFWGVEPATPTSEPDQPKRHTAHTGTRKETAKPVLEGGDFEALLNVWNYLRRRRRELSGNAFRKMCRAEYLNFVRFREWEDLVSQLKEACRELDLDTRGRGDWPDVLTSILSGLLSNVGLAEPDKGKTAPGKRRPLTEYQGARGARFAIQPGSALAKRTPPLVMAFELVETSRLWARTVAEIKAEWVEQVAGHVLTRTLSEPSFSPRSATVVASERLTLFGVPIVAGRRTSYAADHPKEAREIFIRSALVEGEWETRLDLVVKNRAVLADAAKLTDRMRRPDLLISDDDLYAFYDERIPPEVVSGATLDKWLRSLPREQWPLLTPSGAVVDASALRRSDFPDTWTTGAHRLPLRYVFDPGAGSDGVTVTVRLELLGQLDGATFSWQVPGLRRELATGLIRSLPKTLRTSFVPAPDFAGRALAWLDDRGEEGQGDFPTALARALTALTGTVVEASDFRRDALDSHLRPTFLVVDNGREVARGDDLDALAERLSPKVAAKLTRSAGDRAATGQKAWTFGDIPRQTTVGRGVVGYPALVDEGGSVGLQVFDGAAKADLSHGRGVRRLLTLTNPDPTRWVVGHLGRTEKLSLADSPYPTVPELLADAWLKAGEQLAVEQGPLAEVRSQADYEKVALAVRQECPGRTRDVVAVVAKALAQLTQARLLLAGFPADSPVRRDVTTQLDNLFFNRFISATPDPWFGHLPRYAQAAALRLQAAAAAPDRDAKLQEQIDEVEDEYAALVDAQPPGPLAPAVEEIAFLIEEFRVSLFAQQLRTAVPVSAKRIRQAIRAVSR; encoded by the coding sequence ATGAGGATCGACCCCTCGCTGCCGATCGCCGCTGAGGCTGAGCGCATCGCGGGGCTCATCCGGGACCACCAGGTGGTCGTGGTGGCCGGCGAGACCGGATCGGGCAAGACGACCCAGCTGCCCAAGATCTGCCTCATGGCGGGCCGGGAGCGGGTGGCGCACACCCAGCCGCGCCGCATCGCCGCCCGCACGGTGGCGCAGCGGATCGCGCAGGAGGTCGGCGTCGAGCTGGGCGACTTCGTCGGCTACCAGGTGCGCTTCACCAGGAAGGTCACCGCCGCCACGCGCATCAAGGTGATGACCGATGGCATCCTGCTGTCCGAGCTCACCCACGACCGCAACCTCAGCCGCTACGACACGATCATCATCGACGAGGCGCACGAACGCAGCCTCAACATCGACTTCCTGCTCGGCTACCTCAAGCAGCTTCTGCCGCGACGCCCGGATCTGCGTGTCGTCGTGACGTCGGCCACCATCGACACAGCCCGCTTCTCCGAGCACTTCGACGGTGCGCCGATCGTCGAGGTCTCCGGACGGACCTATCCCGTGGAGACCCGCTACCGCCCCCTCGACGACGGGCAGGACGAGATCGACGGGATCGCCGCCGCCGTCGAGGAGATCGTGACGGAATCGGCCACCGGCGACATCCTGGTCTTCCTCAGCGGCGAACGCGAGATCCGCGACGCTGCCGAGGCCGTGGAGGGGTTGGGTGCGGGGCTGGAGGTGCTGCCGCTGTTCGCGCGGCTGTCGGCGGCCGAACAACAGCGCGTCTTCCAGCCGCACGGGACCAGGCGGGTGGTGCTGGCCACCAACGTCGCGGAGACCTCGATCACCGTGCCGGGCATCCGGTACGTCGTCGACGCCGGGACGGCGCGTATCTCCCGCTACTCGGCGCGGACGAAGGTCCAGCGCCTGCCCATCGAACCCATCTCCCAGGCGTCGGCGAACCAGCGCGCCGGGCGCTGTGGCCGGATCGGGCCCGGGGTGGCGATCCGCCTCTACAGCGAGGACGACTTCGAGTCGCGTCCGTTGTACTCGGAGCCGGAGATCCTCCGCACCAACCTCGCGACCGTCATCCTGCTCATGGCCCAGGCGGGGCTGGGCGAGGTGGAGAAGTTCCCCTTCGTCGAAGCGCCGGTGGTGTCGCAGATCAACGACGGCGTGCGGGTCCTGACCGAGCTGGGAGCCGTGCACCCACGCAAGCGCCACGACCAACTGCGCCTGACGCGGACTGGCCGCATGCTAGCCCGGATGCCGGTGGACCCCCGGCTCGGCAGGATGCTGATCGAGGGCGCGCGCAGACGAACGCTGGAGACCGTCATCGTGCTCGTGGCCGGGCTCACCGTGCCCGACATCCGCGAGCGCCCCTCCGAGTTCCAGGCCCAGGCCGACGAGCTGCACCGGCGGTTCTGGGGAGTCGAGCCCGCCACCCCGACATCCGAGCCGGACCAGCCGAAGCGACACACCGCGCACACGGGCACGCGCAAGGAGACGGCCAAGCCGGTGCTCGAGGGTGGAGACTTCGAGGCGCTGCTCAACGTCTGGAACTATCTGCGCCGCCGCCGTCGGGAGCTGTCGGGCAATGCGTTCCGCAAGATGTGCCGGGCCGAGTACCTCAACTTCGTCCGCTTCCGGGAGTGGGAGGACCTCGTCTCCCAGCTGAAGGAGGCCTGCCGGGAGCTCGACCTCGACACGCGCGGCCGGGGCGACTGGCCGGACGTGCTGACCTCCATCCTCAGCGGGTTGCTGAGCAACGTGGGGCTGGCGGAGCCCGACAAGGGCAAGACCGCGCCCGGCAAGCGACGCCCGCTCACCGAGTACCAGGGCGCCCGGGGCGCGAGGTTCGCGATCCAGCCCGGGTCGGCGTTGGCGAAGCGCACCCCGCCGCTCGTGATGGCGTTCGAGCTGGTGGAGACCTCGCGACTGTGGGCCCGCACGGTGGCCGAGATCAAGGCCGAGTGGGTGGAGCAGGTGGCCGGGCACGTCCTGACCCGCACCCTCTCGGAGCCGAGCTTCTCGCCCCGGAGCGCCACCGTCGTCGCCAGCGAGCGGCTGACCCTCTTCGGCGTGCCGATCGTGGCGGGCCGACGAACGAGCTACGCGGCCGACCACCCCAAGGAGGCCCGCGAGATCTTCATCCGGTCCGCCCTCGTCGAGGGGGAGTGGGAGACCAGACTCGATCTCGTCGTGAAGAACCGGGCCGTCCTCGCCGACGCCGCCAAGCTGACCGACCGGATGCGCCGGCCGGACCTGCTCATCTCCGACGACGACCTGTACGCGTTCTACGACGAGCGGATCCCCCCGGAGGTGGTGTCGGGGGCGACGCTCGACAAGTGGCTGCGCTCGCTGCCCCGTGAGCAGTGGCCGCTCCTCACCCCGTCCGGGGCCGTGGTCGACGCCTCCGCGCTGCGGCGCTCCGACTTCCCCGACACCTGGACCACTGGCGCGCACAGGCTACCGCTGCGCTACGTCTTCGACCCGGGCGCAGGCAGCGACGGCGTGACCGTCACCGTGCGGCTGGAACTCCTCGGACAGCTCGACGGAGCGACGTTCAGCTGGCAGGTGCCCGGGCTGCGCCGGGAGCTGGCCACCGGGCTCATCAGGTCGCTGCCGAAAACCCTGCGGACCAGCTTCGTCCCCGCCCCCGACTTCGCCGGCCGCGCCCTCGCCTGGCTCGACGACCGCGGCGAGGAAGGTCAGGGAGACTTCCCGACCGCCCTGGCCCGTGCGCTCACCGCGCTCACCGGCACCGTCGTCGAGGCGTCCGACTTCCGGCGAGACGCACTCGACTCCCACCTGCGTCCCACGTTCCTGGTGGTCGACAACGGCCGTGAGGTGGCGCGCGGAGACGACCTCGACGCGCTCGCCGAGCGACTGTCTCCCAAGGTGGCGGCGAAGCTCACCCGCTCGGCCGGGGACCGCGCCGCGACTGGCCAGAAGGCGTGGACCTTCGGCGACATCCCGCGGCAGACCACCGTGGGGCGGGGCGTCGTCGGGTATCCGGCCCTCGTCGACGAGGGCGGCTCCGTCGGGCTGCAGGTGTTCGACGGCGCCGCGAAGGCGGATCTGTCGCACGGCCGCGGAGTCCGCCGCCTGCTCACGCTCACCAACCCCGACCCGACCCGGTGGGTGGTGGGACACCTCGGCCGCACGGAGAAGCTCTCGCTGGCGGACTCGCCCTACCCAACCGTTCCCGAACTGCTCGCCGACGCCTGGCTGAAGGCGGGCGAACAGCTGGCCGTCGAGCAGGGGCCTCTCGCCGAGGTCAGGAGCCAGGCGGACTACGAGAAGGTCGCGCTCGCCGTGCGTCAGGAATGTCCGGGGCGCACCCGCGACGTCGTGGCCGTCGTGGCGAAGGCTCTGGCGCAGCTCACCCAGGCGCGGCTGCTCCTCGCCGGTTTCCCCGCGGACAGCCCCGTGCGCCGCGACGTGACGACCCAACTCGACAACCTCTTCTTCAACCGGTTCATCTCAGCCACACCCGATCCGTGGTTCGGGCACCTGCCGCGCTACGCCCAGGCCGCCGCCCTGCGGCTCCAGGCGGCGGCCGCGGCCCCGGACCGTGACGCGAAGCTCCAGGAGCAGATCGACGAGGTCGAGGACGAGTACGCGGCCCTCGTCGACGCCCAACCGCCCGGCCCGCTGGCGCCGGCCGTGGAGGAGATCGCGTTCCTCATCGAGGAGTTCCGCGTCAGCCTCTTCGCGCAGCAGCTGCGCACGGCCGTGCCCGTCTCGGCCAAGCGGATCCGGCAGGCCATCCGGGCCGTCAGTCGCTGA
- the ilvD gene encoding dihydroxy-acid dehydratase: MPALRSRTTTHGRNMAGARALWRATGITDNDWGKPIVAVANSFTQFVPGHVHLRDMGKLVSESIAEAGGVGREFNTIAVDDGIAMGHGGMLYSLPSRELIADSVEYMVNAHCADALVCISNCDKITPGMFLAALRLNVPTVFVSGGPMEAGKAIVKDGGTVETSLDLVDAMVAAVDPNVSDAELGRIEANACPTCGSCSGMFTANSMNCLLEAVGLALPGNGSTLATASARKELFQAAGRLVVDLCRAYYDGDDESVLPLSIVNKAAFSNAMRLDVAMGGSTNTVLHLLAAAQEAGVDFTLDDIDAISRVTPCLAKVAPNSDRYYMEDVHRAGGIPAILGELHRGGKLDDSVRSVHAPSLQEWLDRWDIRGGKATAEAIELFHAAPGGVRTTEAFSSTNRWESLDTDAEGGCIRSTEHPYTQDGGLAVLTGNLAPDGAIVKTAGVPESQWTFTGRAVVTESQDEAVEAILGKTIQPGDVVIVRYEGPKGGPGMQEMLYPTSYLKALGLGPECALITDGRFSGGSSGLSIGHVSPEAASGGAIGLVETGDTIYISIPERALRLEVDDATLAERRVARDAEGWKPKNRDRTVSTALKIYGSLAQSADKGAARKFD, encoded by the coding sequence ATGCCTGCACTGCGATCACGCACGACCACCCACGGCCGCAACATGGCCGGCGCCCGCGCCCTGTGGCGCGCCACCGGCATCACCGACAACGACTGGGGCAAACCCATCGTTGCGGTGGCGAACTCGTTCACCCAGTTCGTGCCGGGCCACGTGCATCTGCGCGACATGGGCAAACTGGTGTCCGAGTCCATCGCCGAGGCCGGGGGCGTCGGGCGCGAGTTCAACACGATCGCGGTCGACGACGGCATCGCGATGGGCCATGGCGGGATGCTGTACTCGCTGCCGAGCCGCGAGCTCATCGCCGACTCCGTCGAGTACATGGTCAACGCCCACTGCGCCGACGCGCTGGTGTGCATCTCGAACTGCGACAAGATCACCCCCGGCATGTTCCTCGCCGCGCTGCGGCTGAACGTTCCGACGGTGTTCGTGTCCGGCGGCCCGATGGAGGCTGGCAAGGCGATCGTCAAGGACGGTGGCACGGTCGAGACCTCGCTCGACCTTGTTGACGCGATGGTCGCCGCTGTGGACCCCAACGTCTCCGACGCCGAGCTCGGCCGGATCGAGGCCAACGCCTGCCCGACGTGCGGCTCCTGTTCGGGGATGTTCACGGCCAACTCGATGAACTGCCTCCTCGAGGCCGTCGGGCTGGCGCTGCCGGGCAACGGTTCGACGCTCGCCACCGCATCCGCGCGCAAGGAACTGTTCCAGGCCGCTGGGCGCCTCGTCGTCGACCTGTGCCGTGCCTATTACGACGGCGACGACGAATCGGTCCTGCCCCTGTCGATCGTCAACAAGGCCGCGTTCTCCAACGCCATGAGGCTCGACGTGGCGATGGGCGGGTCGACGAACACCGTCCTGCACCTGCTGGCGGCGGCGCAGGAGGCCGGGGTCGACTTCACTCTCGACGACATCGACGCGATCTCCCGCGTGACCCCGTGCCTGGCCAAGGTCGCGCCGAACTCGGACCGCTACTACATGGAGGACGTGCATCGGGCCGGCGGCATCCCGGCCATTCTCGGCGAGCTCCACCGCGGTGGCAAGCTCGACGACAGCGTCCGGTCCGTGCACGCGCCGTCGCTCCAGGAGTGGCTCGACCGCTGGGATATCCGGGGCGGCAAGGCCACCGCCGAAGCCATCGAACTGTTCCACGCCGCGCCCGGGGGCGTGCGCACCACCGAGGCGTTCTCATCCACGAACCGTTGGGAGAGCCTCGACACGGACGCCGAGGGCGGCTGCATCCGGTCCACGGAGCACCCGTACACCCAGGACGGCGGGCTGGCGGTGCTGACCGGCAACCTCGCGCCCGACGGCGCCATCGTCAAGACCGCCGGCGTGCCGGAGAGCCAGTGGACCTTCACCGGGCGCGCCGTGGTCACCGAATCCCAGGACGAGGCCGTCGAGGCCATCCTCGGCAAGACGATCCAGCCCGGCGACGTCGTCATCGTCCGCTACGAGGGGCCCAAGGGCGGCCCCGGCATGCAGGAGATGCTGTACCCGACGAGCTACCTCAAGGCGCTCGGCCTCGGGCCGGAGTGCGCGCTCATCACCGACGGGCGCTTCTCGGGCGGCTCGTCAGGGCTCTCCATCGGCCACGTCTCCCCGGAGGCGGCCTCGGGCGGCGCCATCGGTCTGGTGGAGACCGGCGACACGATCTACATCTCCATCCCCGAGCGTGCCCTTCGCCTCGAGGTGGACGACGCAACGCTGGCCGAGCGTCGTGTGGCCCGCGACGCCGAGGGCTGGAAGCCGAAGAACCGCGACCGCACGGTCTCGACGGCGCTGAAGATCTACGGCTCGCTGGCACAGTCCGCCGACAAGGGAGCCGCGCGCAAGTTCGACTAG
- a CDS encoding AEC family transporter, with translation MWAVVEGFSTIAAVVAVGYLLARAGITGRPGQRALGDIAFYVAQPALVLRAVSEAELGVLFGWHVVAFGLACIVTGLSFAAIRRRQGATRAEATIGYLATSYVNAANLGLPIAAFVLGDAAWAAPAMLLQVLVLQPSAIASLEASTAGPRRSVLRTFVTHPMVLGGVLGLALNLSGWQPPSLVWGPLALIADLAIPAMLLAFGLSLHSNPLPRLHRMPRSTQAAIATKAVVVPAVALATGLALGLTSDQLRAAVVLAALPTAQVVFVHALRYRVGLGMVQATTVWSTLLSVPVILAAGTLL, from the coding sequence ATGTGGGCGGTGGTCGAGGGTTTCAGCACAATTGCTGCCGTCGTCGCCGTCGGCTACCTTCTCGCCCGGGCCGGGATCACCGGTAGACCGGGGCAGCGGGCACTGGGAGACATCGCCTTCTACGTGGCCCAACCCGCGCTGGTTCTCCGCGCCGTGTCGGAGGCGGAGCTGGGCGTCCTGTTCGGTTGGCACGTCGTCGCCTTCGGGCTGGCCTGCATCGTCACCGGCCTCTCTTTCGCCGCAATCCGCCGCCGCCAGGGAGCGACGCGAGCGGAGGCGACGATTGGCTACCTGGCCACCAGTTACGTCAACGCCGCGAACCTCGGCCTCCCGATCGCGGCCTTCGTCCTGGGCGACGCCGCGTGGGCGGCCCCGGCCATGCTGCTGCAGGTCCTCGTCCTGCAGCCGAGCGCCATCGCGTCCCTCGAGGCGTCGACGGCGGGGCCCCGGCGGTCCGTGCTGCGGACGTTCGTCACCCACCCGATGGTGCTGGGCGGTGTCCTCGGGCTCGCGCTCAACCTGTCCGGCTGGCAGCCGCCGTCGCTCGTCTGGGGACCGCTGGCACTCATCGCCGACCTCGCCATCCCCGCAATGCTGCTCGCGTTCGGACTGTCCCTGCACTCCAACCCGTTGCCGAGGCTGCATCGGATGCCGCGCTCGACCCAGGCCGCCATCGCCACGAAGGCCGTCGTCGTGCCTGCCGTCGCGTTGGCGACCGGCCTCGCGCTGGGGCTGACGTCCGACCAACTGCGGGCGGCGGTGGTGCTGGCGGCCCTCCCCACCGCCCAGGTGGTCTTCGTCCACGCGCTGCGCTACCGCGTCGGGCTGGGAATGGTACAGGCGACGACCGTGTGGTCGACGCTGCTCAGCGTCCCGGTGATCCTCGCCGCGGGGACGCTCCTGTGA
- a CDS encoding 1,3-beta-galactosyl-N-acetylhexosamine phosphorylase C-terminal domain-containing protein, which yields MSIRSVGSSEVALYIAGLPYSADNARLLHRAIYWAAGREEGFDGHWNSSNPAVEVAVFPEAGKAFVMNTTTEPVTTTVRGRAAGLVSEGEVRELQFDLAPAQSQWVDLA from the coding sequence GTGAGCATTCGCTCGGTCGGATCGAGCGAAGTGGCGCTCTACATCGCCGGGCTGCCGTACTCCGCCGACAACGCGCGGCTCCTGCACCGCGCCATCTACTGGGCCGCGGGCCGCGAGGAGGGCTTCGACGGTCACTGGAACTCCAGCAACCCCGCCGTCGAGGTCGCCGTCTTCCCGGAGGCAGGGAAGGCGTTCGTCATGAACACGACGACCGAGCCGGTCACCACCACCGTCCGCGGACGCGCCGCCGGACTCGTGAGCGAGGGGGAGGTGCGCGAGCTCCAGTTCGATCTCGCCCCCGCGCAGTCACAATGGGTCGACCTCGCCTGA
- a CDS encoding acyl-CoA thioesterase translates to MPKDVAELIALFDLTETGPLSFRGPVPNTRLQRLFGGQVLGQTLVAASLTVPDDRLIHSLNAYFLRPGAIDTPLDFEVEVMRDGSTFSNRRIIARQADRVIFEMTASFQTPEEGLDHSAAEPTDVAPPESCPPLGEVLRRRFGANVEFLSEWDALDVRLAARPDKAEAGGTMKAWVRTRQALPDEPLLHAAVLAYLSDITLLSVTTVPHEVEFLSPSMQAASIDHAMWFHRPVRVDEWLLYDMTSPSASHARGFAVGRLFQRGEAVASCAQEGLIRVLSD, encoded by the coding sequence GTGCCTAAGGACGTCGCCGAACTCATCGCCCTCTTCGACCTCACCGAGACCGGCCCCCTGAGCTTCAGGGGGCCGGTTCCCAATACCCGCCTGCAGCGCCTCTTCGGCGGCCAGGTGCTGGGGCAGACGCTGGTGGCCGCATCGCTGACCGTCCCTGACGATCGGCTCATCCATTCACTCAACGCCTACTTCCTACGTCCGGGCGCGATCGATACGCCGCTGGACTTCGAGGTCGAGGTGATGCGCGACGGCAGCACGTTCAGCAACCGGCGCATCATCGCCCGTCAGGCGGACCGGGTGATCTTCGAGATGACGGCGTCCTTCCAGACCCCCGAGGAGGGGCTCGATCACTCGGCCGCGGAGCCGACCGACGTCGCGCCGCCGGAGAGTTGCCCGCCGCTCGGCGAGGTCCTGCGGCGCCGATTCGGGGCGAACGTGGAGTTTCTCTCGGAGTGGGACGCCCTCGACGTGCGGCTCGCTGCGCGCCCCGACAAGGCCGAGGCGGGCGGCACGATGAAGGCCTGGGTACGCACCAGGCAGGCGCTGCCGGACGAACCGCTGCTGCACGCCGCCGTGCTGGCGTACCTCTCCGACATCACGCTGCTCAGCGTGACCACCGTGCCCCACGAGGTGGAGTTCCTGTCCCCCAGCATGCAGGCCGCGTCGATCGACCACGCAATGTGGTTCCACCGCCCGGTGCGAGTGGACGAGTGGCTGCTCTACGACATGACTTCGCCGTCGGCGTCCCACGCCCGCGGCTTCGCCGTCGGGCGGCTGTTCCAGCGCGGCGAGGCGGTGGCCTCCTGCGCCCAGGAGGGCCTCATCCGGGTCCTCAGCGACTGA
- a CDS encoding T3SS (YopN, CesT) and YbjN peptide-binding chaperone 1, translating to MTDYAHFDFDATQRGAWDEFTLRLDEVLSVMDSSADLTISVDAPAGVEPRPGIRFSMGEGASVRAFVTGSAAGLPTPEEARLLAELGWTRDDDTTFHAEADQEAVAALAELATRTLSTVFGVVHPVFLEPDQLSEILQGHAPWVPLTPRKLSRKEKAVMPGNRKELDQLVDDELRRAFGHPPLRTIQGDVAIRVGSTMVLCRSTPDAAELVLFSPLVHDVVGRSRACEVLNDLNVESRYGRFALHRDRVFVQLSVPTQPFVPAHLHQALAALSKIADGIDDELATKLGGRTTFGPGPLE from the coding sequence ATGACCGACTACGCCCACTTCGACTTCGACGCCACACAGCGCGGCGCGTGGGACGAGTTCACCCTCCGTCTGGACGAAGTGCTGTCCGTCATGGACTCGAGCGCCGACCTCACCATCTCGGTGGACGCGCCCGCGGGGGTCGAGCCGCGGCCCGGCATCCGCTTCTCGATGGGGGAGGGTGCGTCGGTGCGCGCGTTCGTCACCGGGTCTGCGGCCGGGCTCCCGACCCCGGAGGAGGCCCGCCTCCTGGCAGAGCTCGGCTGGACCAGGGACGACGACACCACCTTTCACGCCGAGGCGGATCAGGAGGCCGTCGCGGCGCTTGCCGAGCTGGCCACCAGGACCCTGTCGACGGTGTTCGGGGTGGTCCACCCGGTGTTCCTCGAGCCGGACCAGCTCTCGGAGATCCTCCAGGGGCACGCGCCGTGGGTGCCGCTCACCCCGCGCAAGCTGAGCCGCAAGGAGAAGGCGGTGATGCCGGGCAACCGCAAGGAGCTCGACCAGCTCGTCGACGACGAACTGCGGCGCGCCTTCGGCCACCCCCCGCTGCGCACGATCCAGGGCGACGTCGCCATCCGGGTCGGATCCACCATGGTCCTGTGCCGCTCGACCCCGGACGCGGCGGAGCTGGTGCTGTTTTCTCCGCTCGTGCACGACGTCGTCGGCCGCTCCCGCGCCTGCGAGGTGCTGAACGATCTCAACGTCGAGTCCCGGTACGGCCGGTTCGCCCTGCACCGCGATCGCGTGTTCGTCCAGCTGTCAGTGCCGACGCAGCCCTTCGTCCCGGCCCACCTGCATCAGGCGCTCGCCGCCCTCAGCAAGATCGCCGACGGAATCGATGACGAGTTGGCCACCAAGCTCGGGGGGCGCACCACGTTCGGCCCCGGACCACTAGAGTGA